In Hymenobacter gelipurpurascens, one DNA window encodes the following:
- a CDS encoding chemotaxis protein CheB encodes MQLLVGAVVANGPRENSFRSAADALFRSAAVTYGSHVIGVVLTGMLHDGTAGLDFIKRCGGTAVVQNPADAEFSSMPESALRNVDIDYSVPLAEMRALLVQLTRHSSARHPQLAIPNDLQAEAAIAERVVGTAEEIERIGQQVTLTCLDCGGSLWEMKSGNVLRYRCHTRHAFSAEALLEAGQAPLEETLWVAIRMMEERKNLLTSMA; translated from the coding sequence TTGCAGCTCCTCGTCGGCGCTGTGGTAGCCAACGGCCCCCGTGAAAACAGTTTCCGCTCAGCCGCCGATGCCTTGTTCCGGTCGGCGGCAGTTACCTATGGCTCTCATGTAATTGGGGTAGTGCTCACGGGTATGCTGCACGATGGTACCGCTGGCCTAGACTTTATCAAGCGGTGTGGAGGAACGGCGGTGGTGCAGAATCCCGCCGATGCGGAGTTTTCCAGCATGCCCGAAAGTGCCCTGCGCAACGTAGATATAGACTACTCGGTGCCGCTGGCCGAGATGAGGGCCTTGCTGGTGCAGCTTACCCGGCATTCTTCGGCTCGCCACCCCCAGCTGGCTATTCCAAACGATCTTCAAGCGGAAGCTGCTATTGCGGAACGTGTTGTGGGAACAGCCGAGGAAATAGAGAGAATTGGGCAACAGGTCACGCTTACCTGCCTAGACTGCGGGGGCTCGTTATGGGAAATGAAGTCTGGCAACGTGTTGCGCTACCGCTGCCACACGCGGCACGCTTTTTCGGCCGAGGCACTGCTGGAAGCCGGGCAGGCCCCGCTGGAAGAAACCTTGTGGGTGGCAATCCGGATGATGGAGGAGCGCAAAAACCTCCTGACCAGCATGGCTTAG
- a CDS encoding response regulator has protein sequence MIRIILVDDHTIIRDGVRALLSDQEGIEVVGGAGNGQELLDLLAHTPADVVLMDINMPVMDGVEATQQLQAQFPQVRVLALSMLDHEEYVNRMFEAGALGYVLKNAGKMEIVYAIRTVALGKQFLCAELGVKFLSRLMQAPALDTTISPKKTDSLSKRETEVLQLIAEGLTNAEIADKLFTSKRTIETHRQNIIEKTQAKNTAALISYAVRQGLLD, from the coding sequence ATGATTCGTATCATTTTAGTTGATGACCACACTATAATCCGGGATGGTGTCCGGGCGTTATTATCTGATCAGGAAGGGATTGAAGTAGTGGGCGGCGCCGGCAACGGTCAGGAACTGCTTGACCTTCTGGCCCATACGCCCGCCGATGTAGTGCTCATGGATATCAATATGCCCGTGATGGACGGGGTAGAGGCAACCCAGCAGCTGCAAGCGCAGTTTCCGCAGGTGCGCGTGCTGGCTCTCTCCATGCTCGACCACGAGGAATATGTGAACCGCATGTTTGAGGCCGGTGCCTTGGGCTATGTGCTCAAGAACGCCGGCAAGATGGAAATCGTGTACGCCATCCGGACGGTGGCTTTGGGAAAACAGTTTTTGTGCGCCGAGCTGGGTGTCAAGTTCCTGTCCAGGCTCATGCAGGCTCCCGCGCTGGATACCACCATTTCCCCTAAAAAAACCGACTCCCTGTCGAAGCGCGAAACCGAGGTGCTGCAACTGATTGCGGAAGGCCTGACCAACGCGGAAATAGCCGATAAGCTTTTCACCAGCAAGCGCACCATCGAAACGCACCGCCAGAATATCATTGAGAAGACCCAGGCCAAGAACACCGCCGCCCTCATCAGCTACGCGGTGCGCCAGGGCCTGCTCGACTAG
- a CDS encoding STAS domain-containing protein: MRVYREILPNSFLLILTGSGESSVAVLLLTEALEQACHSGKTSIWVDCSQVQQLSTLELAVLEHYSTELLVRGITLVVCHPPDSLSTALPKAHLLLAPSLLDAELQCRSAAMQPPWPLAA; this comes from the coding sequence ATGCGCGTGTATAGAGAGATTTTACCCAATAGTTTCCTGCTGATTTTAACGGGTTCCGGCGAATCGAGTGTGGCGGTGCTGCTGCTCACGGAGGCCCTGGAACAGGCCTGCCACAGCGGGAAAACCAGCATCTGGGTTGATTGCAGCCAGGTGCAGCAGTTAAGCACACTGGAGCTGGCAGTGCTGGAGCATTACTCAACCGAGCTGCTGGTGCGGGGCATCACGCTGGTGGTATGCCACCCGCCGGATTCGCTCTCAACCGCGCTGCCCAAGGCACATCTGCTGCTGGCGCCCTCCCTGCTGGATGCGGAGCTGCAATGCCGCTCGGCCGCTATGCAGCCGCCTTGGCCGCTGGCCGCCTAG
- a CDS encoding PAS domain S-box protein, producing MDFAPDMPHHDPQSDSAQALRHLRDDAERKRLVAQSIETKTPEEVRQLAQGLQIHQIELEMQLEELQRAQVESESIRAQYVDLYDFAPIGYCTLTQAGEIRQLNLHLSNLLGHTRRELLGRSFALFVALPQRNEFSEFLEAAMQQEQRQSCEVEIRCSSGTSIFARLQGLAYTDANGERLCRLVVLDVTPQRTATEALKASELRFRTLFEQSADAVLLVENGYYIDCNNAAMRLLGATDKSQILGKTIQETSPEFQPNGQRSSTLVMEYMLRAQQQGSYRFEWLRNRLTGEALWMEIVVTPLVVEGSTVLHVLWRDITERKFNDQRLRASEERLRLALQGSAMGVWVWDLNTDELYWDQRAQEIIGHPFNANPVSFSRLMAAIHPEDLANASAVLLRARQNQQPFELEHRVVWPDGTIRFVTTSGQVLPVAPGEPLRLTGLIRDVTARYEREEELDYKNRLLEHIVNNTPVILGRLTPEGKYLELIGKGLRRMEIADNQLANQSIFDLFPNVSEEVKPLLAGQQVSFISRGPHNDEMLYFQNYGFFDEQKKQAILFAIDITASEQMKVQLHTEKEFTEQLLDSTVDMIAALNQEGHITAWNHTAEIQTGLSAEQVLGHPLREFQLSNNQTEFCASIDKALHGEPVTRLGWKDIIRTGAYYDVYLVPLLRDNANVGALLIMREATAREELLIETTRLKLRQQKEVLDAILTAQEDERRRIAEALHNGVGQLLYAIKLHLENTAELPRTNAGLALLDEAIRATRGISFELTPGVLEDFGLETALKELVKRIPKPPIRLHCDIPRNLPRTIQVALYRIVQELLNNIMKHAKAGEVFVYLEQVDQQLHLSVEDDGIGFEYQQTTPSKGIGLSSIRNRVELLNGHFTIQSRPGHGTIVTIQVPLA from the coding sequence ATGGATTTCGCACCAGATATGCCCCACCACGACCCGCAATCAGATTCGGCGCAGGCCTTGCGCCACCTACGGGATGATGCGGAGCGTAAGCGTCTGGTTGCGCAAAGCATAGAAACCAAAACGCCGGAAGAAGTCCGGCAGCTGGCTCAGGGGCTGCAGATTCATCAGATAGAGCTGGAAATGCAGCTTGAGGAATTGCAGCGGGCCCAAGTCGAGAGTGAAAGCATTCGGGCACAGTACGTCGACCTCTATGATTTTGCCCCGATAGGCTACTGCACCCTCACCCAGGCCGGCGAAATCAGGCAGCTCAATCTCCACCTTAGCAACCTGCTAGGCCACACGCGGCGGGAATTATTGGGCCGGAGCTTTGCCCTGTTTGTGGCACTGCCGCAGCGCAACGAGTTCAGCGAGTTTCTGGAGGCCGCCATGCAACAGGAGCAGCGCCAGTCCTGCGAGGTAGAAATTCGCTGCTCCTCCGGGACCAGCATTTTTGCCCGGCTGCAAGGACTGGCCTACACCGATGCAAATGGCGAAAGGCTCTGCCGCCTCGTGGTGCTGGATGTAACCCCCCAGCGCACAGCTACTGAGGCGCTAAAAGCAAGTGAGCTGCGCTTTCGCACCCTGTTTGAGCAAAGTGCCGATGCGGTACTACTCGTCGAGAATGGGTACTACATCGACTGCAACAATGCGGCAATGCGTCTGCTCGGGGCCACCGACAAAAGCCAGATACTGGGCAAAACCATTCAGGAAACCTCGCCGGAATTTCAGCCGAACGGACAACGCTCCAGCACCTTGGTTATGGAGTATATGTTGCGGGCTCAGCAGCAAGGCAGCTACCGGTTTGAGTGGTTGCGCAACCGCCTGACCGGAGAGGCTCTCTGGATGGAAATAGTAGTCACGCCGCTGGTAGTGGAAGGCAGTACGGTACTGCACGTGCTCTGGCGCGACATCACGGAGCGCAAATTCAACGACCAGCGTCTGCGGGCAAGCGAGGAGCGGCTGCGGCTGGCCCTGCAGGGCTCTGCCATGGGCGTGTGGGTTTGGGATTTGAACACCGATGAGCTGTATTGGGACCAGCGCGCCCAGGAAATCATCGGCCACCCGTTTAATGCGAATCCGGTGTCGTTCAGCCGCCTTATGGCCGCCATTCATCCCGAAGACCTGGCCAACGCTTCGGCCGTGTTGTTGCGCGCCCGTCAAAATCAGCAGCCATTTGAGCTGGAGCACCGCGTAGTATGGCCCGATGGTACTATTCGGTTTGTAACCACCAGCGGACAGGTGCTGCCTGTGGCGCCCGGCGAGCCTCTGCGCCTCACTGGTCTTATCCGCGACGTAACGGCCCGCTACGAGCGGGAAGAAGAGCTGGACTATAAAAACCGACTGCTAGAGCATATCGTCAATAATACGCCCGTGATACTGGGCCGCCTCACGCCGGAAGGCAAGTATCTGGAGCTGATAGGCAAAGGCTTGCGGCGCATGGAAATAGCCGATAATCAGCTGGCCAACCAGAGCATATTCGATCTTTTTCCGAACGTGTCGGAAGAGGTGAAGCCCTTGCTGGCGGGGCAGCAGGTCAGCTTTATTAGCAGGGGGCCTCACAATGACGAGATGCTGTACTTTCAGAACTACGGCTTCTTTGATGAGCAAAAGAAGCAGGCGATTCTGTTCGCTATCGACATAACGGCCTCGGAGCAGATGAAGGTGCAGCTGCATACGGAAAAGGAGTTCACGGAGCAGCTCCTGGATAGCACCGTTGACATGATTGCCGCCCTCAACCAGGAAGGCCACATAACCGCCTGGAACCATACGGCCGAAATTCAGACCGGCTTATCGGCGGAGCAGGTGCTAGGCCACCCTCTGCGCGAGTTTCAGCTGAGTAACAACCAGACGGAGTTTTGCGCTTCCATAGATAAAGCGCTGCACGGCGAGCCTGTAACACGCCTGGGCTGGAAAGATATCATCCGGACTGGAGCGTATTACGATGTGTATCTGGTGCCCCTCTTGCGCGACAATGCGAACGTGGGGGCGCTATTGATTATGCGCGAGGCTACGGCCCGAGAAGAGCTGCTGATTGAAACAACCCGCCTGAAACTGCGCCAGCAGAAAGAGGTGCTGGATGCCATCCTGACCGCGCAGGAAGACGAGCGCCGCCGCATTGCCGAAGCCCTGCACAATGGCGTAGGCCAGTTGCTGTATGCTATTAAGCTACACTTGGAGAATACGGCCGAGCTCCCGCGCACCAATGCCGGCCTGGCCTTGCTGGACGAAGCTATTCGGGCCACCCGGGGCATTTCCTTCGAGCTTACGCCTGGTGTGCTGGAAGACTTTGGGCTGGAAACGGCCCTGAAGGAACTGGTGAAGCGCATCCCCAAGCCCCCCATCCGGCTGCACTGTGATATTCCGCGCAACCTGCCCCGGACCATTCAGGTGGCGCTGTACCGCATTGTGCAGGAGCTGCTCAATAATATCATGAAGCACGCCAAAGCCGGTGAGGTATTCGTGTACCTGGAGCAGGTAGACCAGCAGCTGCATCTGAGCGTGGAAGATGATGGCATCGGCTTCGAGTACCAACAAACCACGCCTTCCAAAGGCATTGGCCTGAGCAGTATCCGCAACCGGGTAGAGCTCCTGAACGGGCACTTCACCATTCAGTCGCGGCCGGGCCACGGAACTATTGTGACCATACAAGTGCCCCTGGCCTAG
- a CDS encoding SDR family NAD(P)-dependent oxidoreductase: protein MSTNKIALVTGGSRGLGKNMALQLAQAGHDVVLTYHSRQEEAQVVVGQAEALGRKAVALQLDSGKAATFPAFAEALGHSLQARWGRNSFDFLINNAGIDVARPIAQTTEDDFDQLLNVHFKGVFFLTQTLLPQLADGGAIVNLSTGLTRFTTPGYAAYASMKGAVEVFTKYLAKELGSRGIRANVVAPGIVKTDFTKAAREAHPQLEAYMSGQTALGRIGEPEDIGGVVAFLCSDAARWVNAQRLEASGGYSL from the coding sequence ATGAGCACAAACAAGATAGCCCTCGTCACGGGCGGAAGCCGTGGCCTGGGCAAAAACATGGCGTTGCAGCTGGCCCAGGCCGGCCACGATGTAGTCCTGACCTATCATAGCCGGCAGGAAGAAGCACAGGTAGTAGTAGGCCAAGCGGAGGCACTGGGGCGCAAGGCCGTAGCCCTGCAGCTAGACTCGGGCAAAGCAGCCACCTTTCCGGCGTTTGCGGAGGCACTAGGCCACTCATTGCAGGCCAGATGGGGCCGCAACAGCTTCGATTTCCTGATTAACAACGCCGGCATCGACGTGGCCCGGCCCATTGCGCAGACCACCGAAGACGACTTCGACCAGTTGCTGAATGTGCATTTTAAAGGTGTCTTTTTCCTGACCCAAACTCTGCTGCCCCAGCTGGCCGATGGTGGCGCAATCGTGAACCTCTCAACGGGACTTACGCGCTTCACTACGCCTGGCTACGCGGCCTACGCCTCTATGAAAGGCGCCGTGGAGGTGTTCACAAAGTATCTGGCCAAGGAGCTGGGCAGCCGGGGCATCAGGGCCAACGTGGTGGCGCCGGGCATCGTCAAAACCGATTTTACAAAAGCAGCCCGCGAAGCGCACCCGCAGCTAGAGGCCTACATGTCGGGGCAAACGGCGCTGGGCCGCATTGGCGAGCCAGAGGATATTGGGGGCGTAGTGGCGTTCCTGTGCTCCGATGCGGCCCGGTGGGTGAATGCCCAGCGGCTGGAGGCTTCGGGTGGCTACTCGCTCTAG
- a CDS encoding PAS domain-containing protein: MTKNEQFRFFADMIPQLVWFTDPTGFHTYFNQRWIDFTGYTLADSVGPDMWNNLLHPDDRAHAREVWGRSLATGDFYEIEYRFKSSTDDYRWFLGQAQPQFDENGQIQQWYGTCTDIHEQKMTELALRKREQELEQAYADLEVKVTFRNLELEREVQELRKKLESNSKLA; encoded by the coding sequence ATGACTAAAAACGAACAATTCCGGTTTTTTGCCGACATGATTCCCCAACTGGTATGGTTTACGGACCCCACGGGCTTCCATACCTACTTCAACCAGCGCTGGATTGATTTCACGGGCTACACCCTGGCTGATAGCGTAGGGCCCGATATGTGGAACAACCTGCTGCACCCCGATGACCGAGCACACGCCCGTGAGGTGTGGGGCCGCTCTCTGGCCACCGGCGACTTCTACGAAATAGAGTATCGTTTCAAGTCCAGCACTGATGACTACCGTTGGTTCCTGGGCCAGGCCCAGCCTCAGTTCGATGAGAACGGCCAAATACAGCAGTGGTACGGCACCTGCACCGATATTCATGAGCAAAAAATGACCGAACTGGCCCTGCGCAAGCGGGAGCAGGAACTGGAACAGGCCTACGCCGACCTCGAAGTGAAAGTGACTTTCCGCAATCTGGAACTGGAGCGCGAAGTGCAGGAACTGCGCAAAAAGTTGGAAAGCAACTCCAAGCTGGCCTAG
- a CDS encoding KGG domain-containing protein: MATTSKNLPNTSAAPKAANNTSKRGFASMDPEMQRRIASEGGRASHESGRGHRFTSEEARAAGRKGGQASRTTSRASTSASR; the protein is encoded by the coding sequence ATGGCCACCACATCGAAAAACCTGCCCAATACTTCTGCCGCACCTAAGGCTGCCAACAATACCAGCAAGCGTGGTTTCGCCAGCATGGACCCCGAAATGCAGCGCCGCATCGCCAGCGAAGGCGGACGGGCTTCGCATGAGAGTGGCCGTGGGCACCGTTTCACGTCGGAAGAAGCCCGCGCCGCCGGCCGAAAGGGAGGCCAGGCCAGCCGCACCACCAGCCGTGCGAGTACTAGCGCCAGCCGCTAA
- a CDS encoding SMP-30/gluconolactonase/LRE family protein, with amino-acid sequence MTSFSPTITLRSTRSRALLLSVLSVGLLFSAASCSDDDDNDAAPSLPETVAFTQANLFPEGVQYDAKNTRYYVSSQTAGTVGQVKDDGTYSVFAENAALVSSIGMNLDEGRSRLLVAVSDPGYNTQRTSAATLRKLARLAIFNSDNGQLISTTDLGGLRPTQNHFANDIAVDAQGNAYVTDSFSPIIYKVDAQGVASIFLENAQLAAPAGMFGLNGIVYHPDGYLLVAKSDEGALFKVPISNPASFTKVSISQDLKGADGMLLQDNTTLQVVTNAQAKVYRLTTANAWGAATLSGTFSTPPQYPTTLARRSGADSYVLYSNLNALQANQPVSVFTIARVRF; translated from the coding sequence ATGACGTCTTTTTCACCAACCATCACCCTTCGCTCTACCCGCTCCCGCGCGCTCCTGCTGTCCGTCTTGAGCGTAGGCCTCTTGTTTTCAGCGGCCAGCTGTTCCGATGACGACGACAACGATGCTGCCCCCAGCCTACCAGAAACGGTAGCTTTCACGCAGGCCAATCTGTTTCCGGAAGGCGTTCAGTATGATGCCAAAAACACGCGCTATTACGTCAGCTCCCAAACCGCCGGCACCGTAGGCCAGGTGAAAGACGATGGCACGTATTCAGTTTTCGCCGAGAATGCGGCGCTGGTTTCCAGTATTGGCATGAACCTCGACGAAGGCCGCAGCCGCCTGCTAGTAGCCGTATCTGACCCTGGCTATAACACGCAACGCACGTCGGCGGCTACGCTGCGGAAACTGGCGCGGCTGGCCATCTTCAACAGCGACAACGGACAGCTCATTTCCACCACCGATTTGGGTGGCCTACGCCCTACGCAAAACCACTTCGCCAACGATATTGCAGTGGATGCGCAGGGCAATGCCTACGTAACCGACAGCTTCTCCCCCATCATCTACAAAGTAGATGCGCAGGGTGTGGCCTCCATCTTCCTAGAAAACGCACAGCTAGCCGCACCAGCGGGCATGTTCGGCCTCAACGGCATTGTATATCACCCCGATGGCTACCTGTTGGTAGCGAAGTCTGATGAAGGGGCCCTTTTCAAAGTACCCATCAGCAACCCCGCCAGCTTCACGAAAGTCAGCATCAGCCAGGACCTGAAAGGAGCCGATGGCATGCTGCTGCAGGATAATACCACGCTGCAGGTCGTCACGAATGCCCAGGCCAAAGTGTACCGCCTCACTACTGCTAATGCCTGGGGAGCGGCCACGCTTTCGGGTACCTTCTCTACGCCGCCGCAGTACCCTACTACCCTGGCCCGCCGCAGCGGCGCCGACAGCTACGTGCTGTATTCTAACTTGAATGCGCTGCAGGCAAACCAGCCGGTATCGGTATTCACGATTGCCCGCGTGCGGTTTTAA
- a CDS encoding 2'-5' RNA ligase family protein, protein MLAITSLLNPQNADRINRIIKSLETEFGLDDVQATPDPHLTYQLAGVRKLSSLKQVLRDVARTTRPFTAFTTGLGLFPGPNPVIYIPVLRSDALNHLHQRILHATAPLCLRTDKFSGPDCWLPHISLALHDTTPELLGPVLQYLNNQTFNLQLTINNITILRQQGEQFLQEKSFGFEGHKQETTPDLFQQLA, encoded by the coding sequence ATGCTTGCAATAACGTCTCTGCTCAACCCCCAGAACGCCGACCGCATCAACCGGATTATCAAAAGTCTGGAAACGGAATTTGGTCTGGATGATGTGCAGGCCACTCCCGACCCGCATCTCACCTACCAGCTGGCCGGCGTCCGGAAGCTTTCCTCCCTGAAGCAAGTGCTGCGCGATGTAGCCCGCACTACGCGCCCCTTCACGGCTTTCACTACAGGCCTAGGCCTGTTCCCGGGACCCAATCCCGTGATTTATATTCCGGTGCTACGCTCCGACGCCCTCAATCACCTGCACCAGCGCATTTTGCACGCCACCGCACCGCTGTGCCTGCGCACCGATAAGTTCAGTGGCCCCGACTGCTGGCTACCGCACATTTCGCTGGCCCTGCACGATACCACGCCCGAGCTTCTGGGCCCCGTGCTGCAGTACCTCAATAACCAAACGTTCAATCTGCAGCTTACCATCAACAACATTACCATTCTGCGGCAGCAGGGCGAACAGTTTCTGCAGGAGAAATCCTTTGGGTTTGAGGGCCACAAGCAAGAAACCACCCCCGACCTATTTCAGCAGCTGGCCTAG
- a CDS encoding AsmA family protein, which produces MLYEPTTSAPVSEEPRVQAARPWWWLLGVLLLLTVGVAVALQLLDPWLRQKLEKQVATSSHGRYQLRIATLHTSLWKRTATLRGIQLRTSKTAPDSVGKPRADLVIGRLEVAGVGLLALLRKQVVPIDSIVLDSVGLRLASLPAAGKSPSKPLHQQLPLDGVRVGLFRLGHVHGSYGPAQQPTVQLGRASLQLRDVLLSATGAADSQRVAYATTVAADVHGLTLQVPEHRVQLLHAGFSSTQQRLTLDSVVVHPQKPINNQRDKTARISLALPRLELTGLNAAQLAHQHFRADTLRLTGPRLALTLPTVKPASLHVLLAPYLQQMRLKRLEMTGGSLRVAGLEQAPVISNVRAFATNIQVLPYKRPTNTLYYAEAWSIRTGLAVMTFNAPYYNASWQQLQLDSRPGTLRLVGVKVLPTMSATEMARRKGHQAANLMIRLPEVLVAGLDYRLAQREHVLHATTLTLRKAEINSKNDGRFPINPAISIMTPEALGQVPFRFDVRRMRAEQATIRMAYRAPRDPVPGTMSINRLSVTLRNVSNEPRRMNAATPLTGEATGWLQNRCYAQVKLRANVLDDSGLHTLSGSFGQTPLSILDDMTVPTRGIRFKSGTVQHIRFQMTLDRTSARGTLWGRYSDLKLQLLNQKERPGLLKRVETSLVNGIVLRDNNPRKPGKPLEPGRMDSRRERRFSVFSLWRQGLVSGMLHSAGVPAPLAKKLSESE; this is translated from the coding sequence GTGCTTTACGAACCTACTACATCCGCTCCTGTTTCGGAGGAGCCCCGCGTTCAGGCTGCCCGCCCCTGGTGGTGGCTATTGGGTGTGCTGCTCCTACTGACGGTGGGCGTAGCCGTAGCCCTGCAACTGCTTGACCCCTGGCTGCGCCAAAAGCTGGAAAAGCAGGTAGCCACCAGCAGCCACGGCCGCTACCAGCTGCGCATTGCCACGCTGCACACCAGCCTATGGAAGCGCACGGCTACCCTACGCGGCATACAGCTGCGCACCAGCAAAACCGCCCCCGATTCAGTGGGCAAGCCCCGCGCCGATTTAGTCATTGGAAGGCTTGAAGTGGCGGGCGTAGGACTGTTGGCGCTGTTGCGCAAACAGGTGGTGCCCATTGATAGCATTGTGCTGGATTCTGTAGGCCTACGCCTGGCGTCGCTACCGGCTGCCGGCAAAAGCCCTTCGAAACCGCTCCACCAGCAGCTGCCTTTGGATGGGGTGCGCGTAGGCCTGTTCCGCCTGGGGCATGTACACGGAAGCTACGGCCCAGCCCAACAGCCTACGGTACAACTGGGCCGCGCCAGCCTGCAGCTGCGTGATGTGCTTCTGAGTGCCACTGGCGCCGCCGACTCGCAGCGAGTGGCCTACGCCACTACCGTGGCCGCTGATGTGCATGGCCTGACTCTGCAGGTGCCGGAGCACCGGGTGCAGCTGCTGCACGCCGGCTTTTCCTCCACTCAGCAGCGCCTCACCCTCGATTCGGTGGTGGTGCATCCGCAGAAGCCCATCAACAACCAGCGCGACAAAACGGCTCGTATCAGTCTGGCACTGCCTCGGCTGGAGTTGACGGGCCTGAACGCCGCCCAGCTCGCCCATCAGCATTTCCGGGCCGATACTTTGCGGCTTACCGGGCCCCGCCTGGCCCTCACCCTACCAACCGTGAAACCTGCTTCTTTGCATGTGCTGCTGGCGCCTTATCTGCAGCAGATGCGCCTGAAGCGGCTGGAAATGACGGGCGGCAGCCTGCGGGTAGCGGGGCTGGAGCAGGCGCCGGTAATAAGCAATGTGCGCGCCTTCGCTACCAATATTCAGGTGCTGCCTTATAAGCGCCCAACCAACACACTTTACTACGCCGAAGCCTGGTCCATCCGGACGGGGCTTGCCGTCATGACCTTCAATGCTCCGTATTACAATGCCTCGTGGCAGCAGCTCCAGCTGGATAGCCGGCCCGGCACCTTGCGGCTCGTAGGCGTGAAAGTGCTGCCTACCATGTCGGCTACGGAAATGGCCCGCCGCAAAGGACACCAGGCCGCCAACCTCATGATCCGGCTGCCGGAAGTGCTAGTGGCGGGCCTCGATTACCGCTTGGCTCAGCGGGAGCACGTGCTGCATGCTACCACCCTCACGCTGCGCAAGGCAGAAATAAACAGCAAGAACGACGGCCGGTTTCCCATCAATCCGGCTATTTCCATCATGACGCCGGAAGCGCTAGGCCAGGTGCCGTTCCGGTTTGATGTGCGCCGGATGCGGGCCGAGCAGGCTACCATCCGGATGGCCTACCGCGCCCCCCGCGACCCAGTGCCGGGTACCATGTCGATCAACCGCCTCTCCGTTACGCTGCGCAATGTCAGTAACGAACCGCGCCGCATGAATGCCGCCACACCGCTTACGGGCGAGGCTACCGGGTGGCTGCAGAACCGTTGCTACGCCCAGGTAAAGCTGCGCGCCAATGTGCTCGACGATAGTGGCCTACACACGCTATCGGGCAGCTTCGGGCAAACCCCTTTGTCCATCCTCGACGATATGACGGTTCCAACGCGCGGCATCCGGTTTAAGAGTGGCACCGTGCAGCACATCCGGTTTCAGATGACGCTGGACCGCACCTCGGCACGGGGCACCTTGTGGGGCCGATACTCCGATCTGAAGCTGCAGTTGCTGAACCAGAAGGAGCGCCCCGGCCTGCTGAAGCGCGTCGAGACATCCTTGGTCAACGGCATCGTTCTGCGCGACAACAACCCCCGCAAGCCCGGTAAGCCCTTGGAGCCCGGTCGGATGGATTCCAGGCGCGAACGGCGGTTTTCAGTTTTCTCCTTGTGGCGGCAGGGGCTGGTGAGTGGTATGCTGCATAGCGCCGGCGTGCCGGCTCCCCTCGCCAAGAAGCTGAGTGAGAGTGAATAG